The genome window TTACGACCTTGACCGAATCAACCGGGGTTAGTTTGAGCGCTTTAAAAAAATTTTGTGGCTCAGGACGAACGCTTGCAAAGTCAGCATCTAAGACCGTTTGAATATTGCCTTCTAAATTTTTCCAAGCCGGAGTATCAAAATAGTCGCCTAATAGTGCACGCCAGTCCTGAGGAATATCGTCTTTAGAAAAAGAAGGCATTAATTTATCGGGGGCTAGTTTTTGCTGGCGCAAGCTCATATTGCGCAGGTAGCTGAGGGGACTCTAAAACTAAAATGCGTTCGTGTTCGAGGTCATCACGATAAAACGATAAGTTAATGCTCTGGTTTTCTGTAAGGCCATTTAGCACCTGATCCAAGCGACTGCTAGTGATGCGTTGACCATTGATGCTTGCCAGTAAATCTCCCGAGGACAAACCTGCAGTCTGGGCGGCCCCACCATCCAAAACATGAGTGACCTTGAGCCAGCCACCACTATCTGTATGGCGCATACCTAATTGCAGTTTGATTTTCTCCAGCTTAGTTTGTATTTTCGGTTTCACTGACACTAGCTTTGAAGCAATCCACTTTTGGATTGGGATATCTTCAGCTCCAAATACATAGCGTGATTTGATGTCGCCCCATATTTTGCTAAAGCCATTCCCTAGTAGCTCATAGATCAACTCATCTAAGCCATTCTCAGAAATTCCATCTAATGTGATGCCGTGTCTTTGCCAAATGAGGCGCATGAGATCGTCCAAAGATTTTTTATTCTTCGAGAATGCACGAATTTGCAAATCCAATCCTAGTGCTAGCAGGGCGCCTTTGCCGTAATAGCTAACAACAGTATTGGGGGTGTTCTCGTCTGCTTGGTAGTACTTGGTCCAGGCATCAAATGAGCTATCAGCTAGGCTTTGCTTCAATCTTCCGGGGCCACGCAAGACACCATTCCAGTTATCAGAAACCAGCTTTAAATAGGTAGTGAGATCAATTCGTTTACTACGCAAGAGTTGCAGATCATCGTAGTAGCTTGTGAAGCCCTCAAATAGCCACAGTAAGCGGGTGTGGTTTCTGTTGCCTAGTATGTATGGCTGGAAAGCCTTTGGCTGAATACGTTTTACTAACCAGGCATGAAAATACTCATGACTGCATAAGCCTAAAAATTCACGATAAGTGGTTTCGTCTAAGGGAATATTTTTTTGTGGAATTTGGTCTCGACGGCACAGAAGTGCAGTGCTGTTACGGTGTTCAAGACCACCATGGCCATTGAGAACTGCGTTCACCAAAAATAGGTAGTGAGTAAATGGCGCCTTTTTAGTCTTAGGCTCAAACAGATTAATGGAGCAAGAGCAAATGGCTTGCAAGTCGCTCGCTAGGCGTGCCGCATCAATCGGATGTATGCATCCCTGTATGGCCATGCTATGAGACGTATTGTTGGCAGACCAGCGTACTATCTGGAATTCGCCCATGGCTACTGGATGATCAATCAAGTCATCATAATTTTGGGCAAGGTAAAACCCAAAACCGCGCTCATCTGTCTTTGCTGATCTTAAGCTTGTTTGTACTGACCAGTGATCAGCAAATACCTCTTCAGGAGAGGTAATAGCTAGAGAGCATGGGAGGTGCTCCTGCCCTTTTACTTGCAGGCAGAGGCTAGTTGCATTGAAAAATCCACGCTCTGTATCAAGGTAGGCCGCACGAACTGAATTATCAAAAGCATAAACCGTTGTTAGGATATCTACAGCGCTATCCATTGGTGGCAGAAGCCAATGATCGTTATCAATACGCTCCAGATCAATTTTTTTCTTTGTTGGCCCCGAACTAAATGCTTCGATAGATTCAATATGTTTTGAGAAATCTCGAATTAAATAGCTGCCTGGTATCCACGCAGGCATTTGTACAACCTGTCCTTTGGGATCAGGGCGGGCAATATGAAGCTTTACTTGATAACGATGGCCATGAAGGTCTGCAGGCCATACGGTGTATTGAATTTCTGGCAGATCTGTTTTATTCATGATTCTTCGATCCGTTATTTCAGTGATGCAAATTTCTTTTCAATGTCAGCAATCTGTACAGCACCTGGAAAACGACTGCCATCAGTAAAGAAAAGTGTTGGCGTACCAGTAATGCCGTAGGTTTTGGCAAATGTCAGGTTTTTATCCAATGGATTGCTGCAATCTATTTTCCCACTGGGGGCAACTCCATTGATCATCCAATCCGTATAAGCCTTGTTGGGGTCAGATGAACACCAAATCTGTTTTGATTTTTGTATCGAATCTGCAGAGAGTATGGGTATTAAATAGGTGTAAATGGTGACATTGTCTAATTGTTGCAGAGATTTTTCTAGGCGTTTGCAATAGCCACAATTTGGATCTGAAAAAATTGCCAATTGGCGAGTGCCATTACCCCGCACTACCTTGAAGGCATTTGCTTGATTGAGGTCGGTCCATTTGATTCGATTGAGGTCGGCTTGTCTTTGCTCCGTAATATTTTTTCCAGTAGCGAGCTCAATAATTTCACCTTGAATTAGGTATTTGCCGGTGCTATCGGTATAGAAAATATCGTTCCCAACAAGTACTTCATACAGGCCAGATACTGGTGCAGGGGTAACACTACGCACTTTTGCGTTACTGCCCAATTTTTTTTGTATCTCCGCTTTTATTTGCTGATCGGCTTGAGCATGAGCCGTACCAGAAAATACTGTACTGGTACAAAGAATTGCAAAGACAGCAACTGCTACAGATAAAAATTTAGTCAAAATCAATGTCCCCTAATGCGCGCTCAATAAGGCGCTGTTTAATGAAGTGGCTTTTGTTCACTAAGCCTAAACCCCAATTGCGTAATTGCTTTTCAGTGCTGCTTCCACCCGAGAATAACTTTTTCAACTTATCAGTAACCCATAAAAGTGCACTTGTGTCACCTTGTCGCTGGCGCTCGTAACGGCGCAATAAATTCAAATCACTTAGCGAGCGAAATGATTCACGTTTGCTATAGATGTTGAGTAATACGGCAACATCTCGCAATCCCAAGTTCAGGCCTTGGCCCGCTAATGGGTGCATCACATGAGCTGCATCACCAATTAATACTACTTTTGGATTTGTCTCTGGACCAATGAAGCGAGCTGCGCGTAGCTTTCTTAATGGAAAGGCTGCGGGGGTGGAGTTCAGGCTCAACTCACCCAGTTGTTTTGCAATTGCACCATTTGCAATGGATGCGAAACGATCAAGCCACTCAGAAGAGTTGAGCTGTAAAAGTTCTGCGGCGTACTCAGGTGAGGTCGACCACACCATCGATACTTGTTTATTGGGTAAGGGGAGCATGGCCACAATATCTCCGCCTGGCAAGAACCACTGGAAGGCGGTTTCAAGGTGGGGATAGGTGCAAGTCCAGTTTGCTACTACTGCGCTTTGTGCATAACTTTCTTCGCTAGTGGCGATGCCGATCTCAGAGCGAATGGGTGAGTTTGCACCATCAGCTGCAATCACGAGTT of Polynucleobacter sp. AP-Titi-500A-B4 contains these proteins:
- a CDS encoding M61 family metallopeptidase, which gives rise to MNKTDLPEIQYTVWPADLHGHRYQVKLHIARPDPKGQVVQMPAWIPGSYLIRDFSKHIESIEAFSSGPTKKKIDLERIDNDHWLLPPMDSAVDILTTVYAFDNSVRAAYLDTERGFFNATSLCLQVKGQEHLPCSLAITSPEEVFADHWSVQTSLRSAKTDERGFGFYLAQNYDDLIDHPVAMGEFQIVRWSANNTSHSMAIQGCIHPIDAARLASDLQAICSCSINLFEPKTKKAPFTHYLFLVNAVLNGHGGLEHRNSTALLCRRDQIPQKNIPLDETTYREFLGLCSHEYFHAWLVKRIQPKAFQPYILGNRNHTRLLWLFEGFTSYYDDLQLLRSKRIDLTTYLKLVSDNWNGVLRGPGRLKQSLADSSFDAWTKYYQADENTPNTVVSYYGKGALLALGLDLQIRAFSKNKKSLDDLMRLIWQRHGITLDGISENGLDELIYELLGNGFSKIWGDIKSRYVFGAEDIPIQKWIASKLVSVKPKIQTKLEKIKLQLGMRHTDSGGWLKVTHVLDGGAAQTAGLSSGDLLASINGQRITSSRLDQVLNGLTENQSINLSFYRDDLEHERILVLESPQLPAQYELAPAKTSPR
- a CDS encoding DsbC family protein, whose translation is MTKFLSVAVAVFAILCTSTVFSGTAHAQADQQIKAEIQKKLGSNAKVRSVTPAPVSGLYEVLVGNDIFYTDSTGKYLIQGEIIELATGKNITEQRQADLNRIKWTDLNQANAFKVVRGNGTRQLAIFSDPNCGYCKRLEKSLQQLDNVTIYTYLIPILSADSIQKSKQIWCSSDPNKAYTDWMINGVAPSGKIDCSNPLDKNLTFAKTYGITGTPTLFFTDGSRFPGAVQIADIEKKFASLK
- a CDS encoding FAD-dependent monooxygenase, whose translation is MSEASPNYLSKMPANSSQIRPVDVVVVGGGIAGKACALGMAQLGLQTLEIAPDLGQTVPSPEGSQWGQRIYAFSPSSQKLLAHLQVWDALDHGRLQVVRDMRIYGDRGEKNDQLHLSAFEAGAPQLAWIGEANLIEHTLDQASRFQNKLERIADVVESINVDADGTTLILKSGSIIRAQLVIAADGANSPIRSEIGIATSEESYAQSAVVANWTCTYPHLETAFQWFLPGGDIVAMLPLPNKQVSMVWSTSPEYAAELLQLNSSEWLDRFASIANGAIAKQLGELSLNSTPAAFPLRKLRAARFIGPETNPKVVLIGDAAHVMHPLAGQGLNLGLRDVAVLLNIYSKRESFRSLSDLNLLRRYERQRQGDTSALLWVTDKLKKLFSGGSSTEKQLRNWGLGLVNKSHFIKQRLIERALGDIDFD